GCTTGCTTCTTTAAGGAATAGTCGAACTTGGAGACTGTAAATAAGAGGTAGCTTTCTTCCAGATATGAGACGTAAGCAGTTGCGCTGTTGGTAGAGCCAAGGTTGAATGTCCTTGCGAGGCTGTTGTATGAAAATTCTGTGCCAACGTTTGAAAGCAAATAGAGCGCCATTTCCTTTATTGCTCGGGGACTTCTCAGCTTATGCCGTACTACGATATCCCTTAAAACTATGTCATTGAAAAGCTCCTGCAGAATATCGCTCTTGTTATATTTTAGATATTCTGGAAAGCCACCGCGCTGTAGGTATTCACTAAATGAGTCAATATTCGCCGTTTTTGAGGCGAAATCAAGAAACTCTGCATAAGAAAACGGAAATAGTTCATATTTTAGATGCCTTCCAGTGAGCCTTGTCCCAAGTTCTCGACTCATTAGTGAAGCATTTGACCCTGTTAACAGGAAATGTTTTTTTCTATCCAGCAATGTTCTCACAAAGAGCTCCCATTTATCGACGTTTTGTATTTCATCAAAAAAATAGCAATCACTTTCTCCAAACTCCTCTCTAAAAACCTCATCAAGCTTTTGAAAGTCACTAAGCTCAAAGCCTGTTGCTCTTGGATCTTCGAAATTAAAGTAGTATAAACCCTTCTGGGATCTCATAACTTGCCGCAAAAGCGTGCTCTTGCCGCAGCGTCGTATGCCAGATAAAACTAGGGCAAATGGGAGTTTGAACTCAATTTTTTTGGTCAGCGCTCTTTCTATTCCATACTCTAAAGTCTCACGCTCTTTTTTTTGGGTTGCTACGATGGCTCTTAAGGTTTCTTTAAGCAACATATGTTTAAAGTGTGCATTATTAAAATATAAACTTATGCATTACTAATGCACAGTATAGCGCCGACGAGAAAAGCCCAGGATGACAAAAATCGCTCCTGAATAAGCAAAATATTAAGTGGTGCGGTCGCCGGGATTTGAACCCGGGATCATTAGCTTGGAAGGCTAATGTCCTAAACCAGACTAGACGACGACCGCACACAGTACTGCTTGTACTTTTTCATTAACCAAGTTTGATTTAAGGGTATTGCAACATCACATACAAGATTCAAACGCTTAAGCAGAATTAGTTAACCATAGTGCCTAACTTTTTAATGTTAAGAATTGGAAAGGGGCAAAGTGGTTCCTTTTCCCCTGTGAGAAGCTCTCCTTTCTCCTCAAACAACAAGAAAGCGTTTATCGCTTAAAAGGGATGTTTCCAGCAAAGGAATATGTCGAAGGTTAATCTTTTTTCTTTGTACTGCTCAATTTTTCTAGGACTAAACCGCTTTATATAGGGGGATAGGTTCTACTGGCAGAGCAACAAACCTTTCCCTAACATAACACCATTGCGTCTCAAAATGCAATAGCGCAAGAATAACCCAAATTCAAAGCACATAAGATATAAGGAAGCCTTACAATATCAACCCGAAAGAAGTGTTCCTAATGTCAGAAAAACTCTCATTAGTCACATGCACCAGTTGCGGCAAACCAATCCCACCAGTCAGCGAATCCACCAAATTCCTCTGCCCCAATTGCGGTGAAATCCAGATAAAACGCGACGGAAAATGCCGCAAATTCGGCAGACTCTACAAATGCCCAAAATGCGGATTTACAGGACCATAAAGGTGAAATAGACAATGGGTAGCGTAATAGTAACCTACAAAGTCTTCCCAGAAGACATCGTCATAAGCTTTGATGACTTAAAAACGAAAATCCAAGCCATTCTACCTGCAGACTCAACCATCGAAGGATGGGGCGAAGAACCCATAGCATTCGGCCTCAAAGCACTCCTCTTACAAGCCAGATTCCCAGAAGAAAAATCAGGCATCGTTGACGAATTCGAAACAGCCCTTGCCAAAATCCCAGGAGTTAGCCAAGCACAAACCTTCATGGTGCGAAGGTCAAGCCGCTAAGCAACTTCCAACAGCCATTTCTTTACTCAAAAACCCCTCAATTATCTCACAAATAAGCACCTGAAAGTTTCAACCTTTACGCTTTAAAGTTTATATAATCAAAAAACGTTTCTTTCAACCACATACTCAAACTAAACATAACCATTACTTGGAGAAATTCTGCATGAGCGAAGTACAACTCCGTGTTGGAGACGCAAGACAAAGAGATGTAGGCAGAGGAATAGCCCGCATCGACCAGCGAACCATGCAAAAACTAGGCATAAGCGCAGGAGACGTTATCGAAATCGTAAACAAACGTACAACCAGCGCCATCGCATGGCCAGCATACAGCGAAGACCAAAACCGCGACATCATCCGCATCGACGGTTTTACACGCAAAAACTGCGGTGTAGCAATTAACGAATACGTGGTCGTGCGTCCAGCAAAAGTGAAAACAGCCCTCTCCATAACGCTTGCACCCGTGGACATGAGGCTAAACGTTGACGAAGACTTCACTAATTTTGTTAAAAACCGCCTCATGGAACGCACCCTAGTCGAAGGCGACACAACCCTAGTCATGATGCTAGGACACGCCATACCATTCACAGTGTCAAAAACCAGACCCCACGGCATCATTAAAGTAACAACTGAAACACGCCTAACCATCCTAAACGAACCTGCACCAGAAGGCAAAGGCTTACCACGCACAACATACGAAGACATAGGAGGACTCCACGAAGAAATCCAACGCGTCCGCGAAATGGTAGAACTCCCACTTCGCCACCCAGAACTCTTCCAACGCTTAGGAATCGAACCGCCAAAAGGCGTACTCCTTCATGGTCCACCTGGCTGCGGCAAAACACTCCTTGCACGGGCGGTAGCTAATGAGTCAGAAGCAAACTTCTACTCCATTAACGGACCAGAAATCATGAGCAAATTCTACGGCGAATCCGAAGCACGTTTACGTGAGATTTTCCAGCAAGCCCAACAGAATGCACCGAGCATTATATTTGTTGATGAGTTGGACGCTATAGCGCCTAAACGTGAAGAAGTCACAGGCGAAGTTGAAAGACGCGTTGTTGCACAACTGCTCGCACTTATGGATGGCTTATCAGGCAGAGGAAACGTAATCGTCATCGGCGCAACTAACCGTCCTGGCGCGCTTGACCCAGCACTAAGACGCCCAGGAAGGTTTGACCGCGAAATAGAAATTGCTGTTCCAGACAAAAAAGGACGCTACGAAGTACTTCAAATTCACACACGCGGCATGCCACTGGCTGAGGATGTTGATTTAAAGAAGCTTTCAGAGATGACTCACGGCTACACGGGCGCAGACCTTTCCGCGTTGAGCAGAGAAACAGCTATGAAAGCGCTTCGCAGGTATCTGCCACAGATTAACCTTGAGGAAGAGCGTATTCCGCCTGCTGTTTTGGAAAAGATGGAAGTCAAGATGAACGACTTCATTGACGCTTACAAGGAAGTCACGCCGACAGCTATGCGGGAAGTCTACATAGAAGTTTCCACGGTTCACTGGGAAGACGCTGGCGGCCTAGAAGAAGTAAAGCAGCACCTCAAAGAAGCAGTTGAGTGGCCCCTAAAGAGCCCTGAAATTTTCAGCCGCTTAGGAATCAGACCGCCAAAAGGCATACTACTTTATGGTCCACCTGGCTGCGGCAAAACACTGCTAGCTCGCGCAGTCGCGACCGAGAGTGAGGCGAACTTTATTTCCATTAAGGGACCTGAAGTTTTCTCCAAATGGGTTGGTGAATCAGAGAAAGCTATCCGCGAAGTTTTCCGTAAGGCACGGATGGCTGCTCCAGCAGTGATTTTCCTAGACGAGATTGATTCTCTAACGCCAAGGCGCGGTTTAGGCATGAGTGACAGCGGCGTTTCAGAGCGTGTCATTAGCCAGTTGCTGACAGAAATGGACGGCATAACAACCTTGCAGGACATTGTAGTCATCGCCGCAACCAACCGCCCAGACATGGTGGATTCCGCCGTTTTGCGTCCCGGCAGGTTTGACAGGTTGATTTATGTGCCTGAGCCTGATGAGAAGAGTCGTTTGCAGGTCTTCAAGATTTACACTAAGGGTATGCCGATTAGTAGCGATGTGGATTTGAACCAGTTGGCATTGATGACTAAGTATTATTCTGGTGCTGACATTGAATCTTTGTGCCGGGAAGCTGCGATGCATGCATTGAGACGCGATGTGAATTCCCGTGAGGTTACGATGAAGGATTTCCAAGATGCCATGAAAGAGATGGGGCCGTCAATCACGCCTGACATGGAGAAGTGGTATAAGAGTTTCATGCAGCAAATCCGACAAGTACAAAAGCCAGCAACCCCTGTAGCTTAGCGAGAAGATTAGCGTATGCCACAAATGAAAACTTGGAAAACACGCCCCGACTACTTCGTTCTCTTAGAGATTCTTAATAAGAAGGGTGACATGACTGACGATGACCTCTTTGATCAGTTGAAAAATGAGTTTGAAGATTTAGGTTTTAAAGACTTCAACGAATTACTACTAAAGCTTGAGGTAAGCGGCAAAATCCGCACTTCCTCGATGGCGAGAGGCAAACGAAGAATCGAACTCGTCCAGTAGAGATCACTTTCCTCTCTTGTTTGAATTTTTTAATTTGTTATTTTTAATCAGCATTTTATTTTGTGAAAATTCTTTAAAAGCTCGATTTCCCCAGCGATAGGTATCAAACTATGGTGGGTTGTCATTGTGCGAGGTAAAAAATGGACAGCAAAGCAGGAAGCCCAGCTGAAAACGCTTGTCGAGGCAAATGCGAGTATCGGAGAGATTGCCGCGATGTTTCAAAAGACGCCTGGCGCAATAATTGTGAAGTGTCAACGTTTAGGCTTGCCGTTAGAAACGAAGGACTACGTGAAATCCCAGATTTCTCTCCCAAGGGAACTGTCTAGTGTCGAAGAAGCGCTGAAAATATTGGCTGGTGCCCTGAAAGCTGCGGTTAAGCCTGGTTTAGAAAAAGTTGAGGTTCAGCGCCTGCAAGCCATTGCGACTATTTCTAAGACCTACAAGGAGCTGCTGGCTGACTACATCAACTATCGAGAGATTGAAGCTAAACTAAAAGAAATGGAAGAGCAAAATGCGCAACTACTCAGAGAAAGAAGCCCGAGCCCTACGCCCCAACAAGATACTGCCACGGTGGCATGAACTTCGGCATAGTAGTAGCCGACTTCGGCGAACAGTTGAGCAGAAAATCCAAGA
The nucleotide sequence above comes from Candidatus Bathyarchaeota archaeon. Encoded proteins:
- a CDS encoding ATP-binding protein yields the protein MLLKETLRAIVATQKKERETLEYGIERALTKKIEFKLPFALVLSGIRRCGKSTLLRQVMRSQKGLYYFNFEDPRATGFELSDFQKLDEVFREEFGESDCYFFDEIQNVDKWELFVRTLLDRKKHFLLTGSNASLMSRELGTRLTGRHLKYELFPFSYAEFLDFASKTANIDSFSEYLQRGGFPEYLKYNKSDILQELFNDIVLRDIVVRHKLRSPRAIKEMALYLLSNVGTEFSYNSLARTFNLGSTNSATAYVSYLEESYLLFTVSKFDYSLKKQAVNPKKIYVIDNGLADVNSVSFSANKGRMLENSVFLHLRRNGKQVFYFKGRNECDFLIKEKNVITQAIQVCYELNEDNKKREIDGLTEALEKVGLTRGLILTANQEDRLEVSGKTVTVNSVWRWMTTNSEK
- a CDS encoding zinc finger domain-containing protein, with product MSEKLSLVTCTSCGKPIPPVSESTKFLCPNCGEIQIKRDGKCRKFGRLYKCPKCGFTGP
- a CDS encoding elongation factor 1-beta, whose product is MGSVIVTYKVFPEDIVISFDDLKTKIQAILPADSTIEGWGEEPIAFGLKALLLQARFPEEKSGIVDEFETALAKIPGVSQAQTFMVRRSSR
- a CDS encoding CDC48 family AAA ATPase; amino-acid sequence: MSEVQLRVGDARQRDVGRGIARIDQRTMQKLGISAGDVIEIVNKRTTSAIAWPAYSEDQNRDIIRIDGFTRKNCGVAINEYVVVRPAKVKTALSITLAPVDMRLNVDEDFTNFVKNRLMERTLVEGDTTLVMMLGHAIPFTVSKTRPHGIIKVTTETRLTILNEPAPEGKGLPRTTYEDIGGLHEEIQRVREMVELPLRHPELFQRLGIEPPKGVLLHGPPGCGKTLLARAVANESEANFYSINGPEIMSKFYGESEARLREIFQQAQQNAPSIIFVDELDAIAPKREEVTGEVERRVVAQLLALMDGLSGRGNVIVIGATNRPGALDPALRRPGRFDREIEIAVPDKKGRYEVLQIHTRGMPLAEDVDLKKLSEMTHGYTGADLSALSRETAMKALRRYLPQINLEEERIPPAVLEKMEVKMNDFIDAYKEVTPTAMREVYIEVSTVHWEDAGGLEEVKQHLKEAVEWPLKSPEIFSRLGIRPPKGILLYGPPGCGKTLLARAVATESEANFISIKGPEVFSKWVGESEKAIREVFRKARMAAPAVIFLDEIDSLTPRRGLGMSDSGVSERVISQLLTEMDGITTLQDIVVIAATNRPDMVDSAVLRPGRFDRLIYVPEPDEKSRLQVFKIYTKGMPISSDVDLNQLALMTKYYSGADIESLCREAAMHALRRDVNSREVTMKDFQDAMKEMGPSITPDMEKWYKSFMQQIRQVQKPATPVA